The following proteins are co-located in the Gigantopelta aegis isolate Gae_Host chromosome 5, Gae_host_genome, whole genome shotgun sequence genome:
- the LOC121373618 gene encoding normal mucosa of esophagus-specific gene 1 protein-like, whose protein sequence is MSNFVVRTFKSYPELVPLASFIGLAVGGGIVSIVYSIFTKSDVIVNKNKETPPWELIKGDQDRKLFTINQKYKEIPELEELKKDIGSYKY, encoded by the exons atgtcGAATTTTGTTGTGCGAACATTCAAGAGTTACCCTGAG tTGGTTCCTCTAGCTTCGTTCATCGGTTTGGCGGTGGGTGGAGGAATTGTTTCAATAGTCTACTCCATCTTTACAAAATCCGATGTCAT cGTCAACAAGAACAAAGAGACTCCTCCATGGGAATTGATCAAAGGCGACCAGGACAGGAAG CTCTTCACCATCAACCAGAAATACAAAGAAATTCCCGAATTGGAGGAGCTGAAGAAAGACATAGGAAGCTACAagtattag